In a genomic window of Primulina huaijiensis isolate GDHJ02 chromosome 10, ASM1229523v2, whole genome shotgun sequence:
- the LOC140987009 gene encoding protein phosphatase inhibitor 2 isoform X2 has product MKQGRVKWDENNLGEIEANKPVRQKITEPKTPYHPMIDDDDESPSPIRGSSEDHFEEAVHAEAIRSALNDVASSSKTNSLLSGWTSSEDEIDAMEQDEEGSDSERRKSFREHRKAHYDEFRKVKELRRKGSFLEEGSDEEPHDNRNKAGNGDSSPSIIDGVKDIEIEGSSPAANGS; this is encoded by the exons ATGAAACA GGGTAGAGTGAAATGGGATGAAAATAATCTGGGTGAAATTGAGGCAAATAAGCCCGTGAGGCAGAAAATAACTGAACCAAAGACACCATATCATCCCATgattgatgatgatgatg AATCACCATCACCTATTCGAGGGAGTTCTGAGGATCATTTTGAAGAGGCAGTGCATGCAGAAGCTATTCGTTCAGCATTAAATGATGTAGCTTCCTCGAGCAAAACTAACTCACTTCTCTCAGGCTGGACATCATCTGAAGATGAGATTGATGCAATGGAACAAGATGAAGAAG GCTCTGATTCTGAGAGACGCAAGAGCTTCAGGGAGCATAGGAAAGCTCACTACGATGAGTTCCGCAAGGTTAAAGAACTTCGACGAAAGGGATCCTTTCTCGAAGAAGGGTCCGACGAGGAACCCCATGACAATAGAAACAAGGCTGGAAATGGTGATTCGTCGCCATCAATAATCGATGGAGTCAAAGACATCGAAATTGAGGGATCCTCGCCCGCTGCTAATGGCTCTTAA
- the LOC140987009 gene encoding protein phosphatase inhibitor 2 isoform X1 produces MKHIRGRVKWDENNLGEIEANKPVRQKITEPKTPYHPMIDDDDESPSPIRGSSEDHFEEAVHAEAIRSALNDVASSSKTNSLLSGWTSSEDEIDAMEQDEEGSDSERRKSFREHRKAHYDEFRKVKELRRKGSFLEEGSDEEPHDNRNKAGNGDSSPSIIDGVKDIEIEGSSPAANGS; encoded by the exons ATGAAACA TATCAGGGGTAGAGTGAAATGGGATGAAAATAATCTGGGTGAAATTGAGGCAAATAAGCCCGTGAGGCAGAAAATAACTGAACCAAAGACACCATATCATCCCATgattgatgatgatgatg AATCACCATCACCTATTCGAGGGAGTTCTGAGGATCATTTTGAAGAGGCAGTGCATGCAGAAGCTATTCGTTCAGCATTAAATGATGTAGCTTCCTCGAGCAAAACTAACTCACTTCTCTCAGGCTGGACATCATCTGAAGATGAGATTGATGCAATGGAACAAGATGAAGAAG GCTCTGATTCTGAGAGACGCAAGAGCTTCAGGGAGCATAGGAAAGCTCACTACGATGAGTTCCGCAAGGTTAAAGAACTTCGACGAAAGGGATCCTTTCTCGAAGAAGGGTCCGACGAGGAACCCCATGACAATAGAAACAAGGCTGGAAATGGTGATTCGTCGCCATCAATAATCGATGGAGTCAAAGACATCGAAATTGAGGGATCCTCGCCCGCTGCTAATGGCTCTTAA